A region from the Thalassophryne amazonica chromosome 2, fThaAma1.1, whole genome shotgun sequence genome encodes:
- the lpcat2 gene encoding lysophosphatidylcholine acyltransferase 2: MQPNRVFALPRQQSLLLPAVINPFVQDTKLSKAAICKCVLLGVFLVPGRLILLSLVLMVTWPVSVIITFRRPLKGAVEPLTGWRRFMCRKVMAALGRMYYFCMGFRVVVKGKQVSSSEAPILAVAPHSSFFDGIVCIVAGLPSTVSRVENLATPIFGRFVRCLQPVLVSRQDPDSRKNTIQEIDSRAKSEGRWPQVLIFPEGTCTNRSCLITFKQGAFIPGVPVQPILLRYPNKLDTVTWTWQGFGSRTLLILTLSQLYTTVEIEFLPPHVPTEEEKKSPAVFASRVRASMAQ, from the exons ATGCAGCCGAATCGCGTGTTCGCCCTGCCGAGGCAGCAATCTCTGCTGCTGCCTGCCGTCATCAATCCTTTCGTCCAGGACACCAAACTCAGCAAAGCCGCCATATGTAAG TGTGTCCTCCTGGGTGTCTTCCTGGTGCCTGGCCGGCTCATCCTTCTGTCTCTGGTTCTCATGGTGACATGGCCCGTGTCTGTCATAATAACCTTCAGGCGTCCTCTGAAAGGAGCCGTGGAGCCCCTGACAGGCTGGAGAAG GTTCATGTGCCGGAAGGTGATGGCTGCATTGGGGAGGATGTACTATTTCTGCATGGGCTTCAGAGTTGTGGTCAAGGGGAAGCAGGTCAGCAGTAGTGAGGCCCCCATTCTGGCTGTGGCCCCCCACTCGTCATTTTTTGATGGGATTGTATGCATTGTAGCTGGCCTGCCCTCCACCGTCTCCCGTGTTGAGAACCTGGCTACACCCATCTTTGGCA GGTTTGTGCGCTGCCTTCAGCCAGTGCTGGTTTCCAGACAGGATCCAGACTCCAGGAAAAATACAATTCAAGAGATTGACAGCAGAGCCAAGTCAGAAGGTCGCTGGCCACAG GTTCTAATTTTTCCAGAGGGAACATGCACAAATCGCTCATGTCTTATCACTTTCAAACAAG GTGCCTTTATCCCCGGAGTCCCAGTGCAGCCTATACTACTGAGATATCCCAACAAACTG gaCACAGTGACATGGACTTGGCAAGGTTTCGGCTC GCGGACTCTGTTGATTCTTACGCTGTCCCAACTTTACACCACAGTGGAAATAGAG TTCCTGCCTCCACATGTTCCCacagaggaggagaagaagagccCAGCTGTGTTTGCAAGCAGAGTGAGAGCCAGCATGGCCCAGTAA